A single genomic interval of Picosynechococcus sp. PCC 7003 harbors:
- a CDS encoding type II toxin-antitoxin system RelE/ParE family toxin, translating into MSSNKKKIEVYQTPSFTKKKKKLRKNEITDLDNAVKAIIENPEIGVQKKGDLADVWVYKFKMAKQENLLAYKWDAEKRILIALGVHENFYRDLKKSNF; encoded by the coding sequence ATGAGTTCCAATAAAAAGAAAATCGAAGTATATCAAACTCCCTCCTTTACCAAGAAAAAAAAGAAGCTTCGTAAAAATGAAATTACAGACCTAGATAATGCTGTTAAAGCGATTATTGAGAACCCAGAAATTGGTGTTCAAAAAAAAGGCGATTTAGCTGATGTGTGGGTCTACAAATTTAAAATGGCAAAACAGGAAAATCTGCTTGCTTATAAGTGGGATGCGGAAAAAAGAATTCTTATTGCACTTGGCGTCCACGAAAATTTCTATCGTGATCTGAAAAAATCAAACTTCTAA
- the frr gene encoding ribosome recycling factor — MQLSELRENMQKTIEATQRSFNTLRTGRASATLLDRITVEYYGAETPLKSLASISTPDSSTIMIQPFDRGSLSDVERAISMSDLGLTPNNDGTNIRLNIPPLTKERRQELVKTAGKLAEEGKVALRNIRRDAIDEVRKQEKNSDISEDESRSLQDDIQKVTDEFTAKIDELLKIKEKDIMTV, encoded by the coding sequence GTGCAGTTAAGTGAACTTAGAGAAAATATGCAAAAGACCATTGAGGCAACCCAGCGGTCTTTTAACACCCTCCGGACCGGGAGAGCTAGTGCGACGCTCCTCGACCGGATTACGGTGGAATATTACGGTGCAGAAACTCCCCTAAAATCGTTGGCGAGTATCTCCACACCCGACTCCAGCACTATTATGATTCAACCCTTTGATCGGGGGAGTTTGAGTGATGTGGAACGGGCAATTTCCATGTCCGATCTGGGTCTAACCCCCAACAACGATGGCACAAATATCCGCTTAAATATTCCTCCCTTGACAAAGGAGCGCCGTCAAGAATTGGTCAAAACGGCGGGCAAATTAGCTGAAGAAGGAAAAGTTGCCCTCCGCAATATTCGTCGTGATGCCATTGACGAGGTGCGTAAACAGGAAAAAAATAGCGACATTTCCGAGGATGAGTCCCGCAGTTTGCAGGATGATATCCAAAAAGTGACGGATGAATTCACCGCCAAAATCGATGAGTTGCTCAAGATCAAAGAAAAAGACATTATGACGGTCTAG
- a CDS encoding DUF4334 domain-containing protein: MTTTTELSSILQTGQGTTQQALELFDSLETVDLDFMWGRWRGRGVYTGHPMDGLLELGNWYGKEFIDPETVHPLLFSGRQGEIFKVAPNLKTMEMVLKLPTPKNPAFKPFLELLNGLFKTEKSQARLRMMEYRGKVSATMIYDCLPINDSFRKIDENQVFGVMDFKQSAQPFFFILERVTGQP; this comes from the coding sequence ATGACGACCACAACTGAGTTATCAAGCATTTTACAAACAGGCCAAGGTACAACCCAGCAAGCCCTTGAACTCTTTGATAGCCTCGAAACCGTTGATCTTGATTTTATGTGGGGACGTTGGCGAGGCCGGGGAGTTTATACCGGGCACCCGATGGATGGTCTGCTGGAGCTAGGCAACTGGTACGGTAAAGAATTTATTGACCCAGAAACCGTACATCCACTGCTCTTTTCGGGTCGTCAGGGAGAAATTTTCAAAGTAGCTCCCAACCTAAAAACCATGGAAATGGTCTTGAAATTGCCCACGCCAAAAAACCCGGCCTTTAAACCGTTTCTGGAGTTGCTCAATGGCCTATTTAAAACCGAAAAAAGCCAAGCCAGACTCCGAATGATGGAATATCGCGGCAAAGTCAGCGCCACCATGATCTATGACTGCCTGCCCATTAACGATTCCTTCAGGAAAATCGACGAAAATCAAGTGTTTGGTGTGATGGATTTCAAACAATCCGCCCAGCCATTTTTCTTTATCCTGGAGCGGGTGACAGGTCAGCCATAG
- a CDS encoding TA system antitoxin ParD family protein, with the protein MSVAVRISSSLAEKAKIRSKAMHRSVAGQIEYWAKMGEILEDNPDLSFAFVQEILIGKEEAKNENSELTPYEFQ; encoded by the coding sequence ATGTCTGTTGCCGTTCGTATATCTAGCTCTTTGGCTGAAAAGGCTAAAATCCGTTCAAAAGCCATGCATCGTTCAGTTGCTGGTCAAATCGAGTATTGGGCGAAAATGGGTGAAATTCTCGAAGATAACCCTGATTTGTCTTTTGCTTTTGTACAAGAAATCCTCATCGGTAAAGAAGAGGCTAAGAACGAGAACTCTGAGTTAACACCTTATGAGTTCCAATAA
- a CDS encoding S8 family serine peptidase — translation MGRFRQKQSLFGIFTLGLTVFGGLEGAIAQDFNTSIGDNGIQATTLHGDPYDLLGRKIAIGQVEIGRPGKFGLDKRAVWQPQLGLSQLFFLNEKATPDDYVDDHAGMVAGIMVGQDKRQLGVAPEARLFSSAIGSTDDSAQPEECLATQHIARQNGGDVRAINFSFGESLSRDPRPNPALDGNALLTQCLDWTARVYDVLHVVAGNQGNGGIPIPTDHYNGITTAYTTQFQGDTFNKIDFANLSDLPVGSGSRLIRQEINTGSRRAISLSAPGSQLNLITTFNKMDRVSGTSFAAPHITGTVALLQEFGDRQLKTQADQWSLDARRHEVMKAVLLNSADKIADAGDGKYLDMTRTILSKQNRTWLEGDAYKNPDIPLDIEMGTGQLNAQRAYQQLAAGQWSTAAPIPGQGWNYDKISTQGSQDYHFAMPLQRDSFVALTLTWDRWVDLNDQNNNGLYDVGESFTDRGLNDLNLYLLPANSNNLNDAVCRSTSPVDSVEHIFCPVPQTGKYKMRVVYAEQANQASQDYAIAWWTATAP, via the coding sequence ATGGGGAGATTTAGGCAAAAACAGTCACTTTTTGGGATATTCACCCTCGGTTTGACGGTTTTTGGGGGATTGGAAGGGGCGATCGCCCAAGACTTTAACACTTCCATTGGTGACAACGGTATCCAAGCCACCACCCTCCACGGAGACCCCTACGATCTGCTGGGTCGTAAAATTGCCATTGGTCAGGTAGAAATTGGTCGCCCCGGTAAATTTGGTCTCGACAAACGCGCCGTCTGGCAACCGCAACTCGGACTGTCCCAACTGTTTTTTCTCAACGAAAAAGCCACCCCCGATGATTATGTCGATGACCATGCGGGCATGGTGGCCGGCATTATGGTTGGACAAGATAAACGCCAACTGGGAGTCGCCCCAGAGGCTCGTCTGTTTTCCTCGGCGATCGGCTCTACCGATGATTCGGCCCAACCAGAAGAATGTCTCGCGACCCAACACATTGCCCGACAAAATGGTGGTGATGTGCGGGCGATTAATTTCAGCTTTGGGGAATCCCTCAGTCGCGATCCTCGTCCGAATCCAGCCTTAGATGGAAATGCCCTTTTAACCCAATGTTTAGACTGGACAGCACGGGTTTATGATGTCCTCCACGTGGTAGCAGGGAACCAGGGTAATGGTGGCATCCCGATTCCGACGGATCATTACAATGGCATTACGACTGCCTATACCACCCAGTTTCAAGGGGATACGTTTAATAAAATCGATTTCGCCAATCTCAGTGACCTGCCTGTGGGCAGTGGTAGTCGTTTGATTCGCCAGGAAATTAATACGGGTTCCCGCCGGGCCATTAGCCTCAGTGCCCCCGGCAGCCAACTAAATTTGATCACCACCTTCAATAAAATGGATCGGGTGAGCGGTACGAGTTTCGCGGCTCCCCACATCACGGGTACCGTTGCTCTATTGCAGGAATTTGGCGATCGCCAACTGAAAACCCAGGCCGACCAATGGAGTCTCGACGCCCGTCGCCATGAAGTGATGAAAGCGGTATTGCTCAACAGTGCCGACAAAATTGCCGATGCTGGGGACGGTAAGTACCTGGACATGACCCGCACGATTCTCAGTAAACAAAATCGCACCTGGTTAGAGGGAGACGCTTACAAAAATCCCGACATTCCCCTGGATATCGAAATGGGCACAGGTCAACTCAATGCCCAGCGCGCTTACCAACAATTGGCCGCCGGACAATGGTCAACAGCCGCTCCGATTCCGGGTCAAGGTTGGAACTACGACAAAATCAGCACCCAAGGATCTCAGGACTATCATTTCGCAATGCCCCTGCAACGGGATTCTTTTGTGGCTTTGACCCTCACCTGGGATCGCTGGGTGGACTTAAACGACCAGAATAATAACGGCCTATATGATGTGGGGGAAAGTTTTACGGATCGCGGCTTGAATGATCTCAATCTTTATCTTTTGCCTGCCAATTCCAATAATTTAAACGACGCAGTTTGTCGCTCTACCAGTCCCGTTGATAGTGTGGAACATATTTTCTGTCCGGTGCCACAAACGGGAAAGTATAAAATGCGGGTGGTCTATGCCGAGCAAGCCAATCAAGCTAGCCAAGATTATGCGATCGCCTGGTGGACAGCGACAGCACCCTAA
- a CDS encoding glucose-6-phosphate isomerase encodes MDTAALWQRYQAWLYYHPELEFYVDISRMGFDEAFVQSLQPKFDKAFQDLKAIEAGAIANPDEGRMVGHYWLRNPDLAPNAELKADIVDTLDKVEKFAKAVHVGEITAPGGAPFTDILSIGIGGSALGPQFVAEALAAVDAPLKIHFIDNTDPDGIDRTLAQVKDRLNTTLAIVISKSGGTPETRNGMVEVKNFYKANKLDFSSHAVAITGIGSKLENVAKSEHWLTTFPMHDWVGGRTSELSAVGLVAAALQGIDIREMLDGAKIMDDATRIPELKNNPAALLALAWYYSGNGKGEKDMVILPYKDRLLLFSRYLQQLIMESLGKEEDLDGNKVYQGIAVYGNKGSTDQHAYVQQLREGVPNFFATFIEVLGDRQGNSIDIENGATSGDFLSGFLLGTREALYDNGRDSITVTIPEVNAKTVGAMIALYERAVTIYASLVNINAYHQPGVEAGKKAAASVLDLQKKVVDAVMTSESPLTLDSLAIKVGAVEQIEVIYKIVRHLAANGRALKLEGNPAQPSALKISRL; translated from the coding sequence ATGGATACCGCCGCACTCTGGCAACGTTACCAAGCTTGGCTCTACTACCATCCGGAACTAGAATTTTACGTCGATATCAGTCGGATGGGCTTTGATGAGGCGTTTGTACAAAGTTTACAACCAAAATTTGACAAAGCATTTCAAGATTTAAAAGCGATTGAAGCAGGGGCGATCGCCAACCCCGACGAAGGGCGCATGGTGGGTCATTATTGGCTGCGTAACCCGGATCTAGCCCCCAATGCCGAATTGAAAGCAGATATTGTTGATACCCTCGACAAAGTCGAAAAATTTGCCAAGGCGGTGCATGTGGGGGAAATTACGGCTCCTGGTGGCGCGCCATTTACCGACATTCTTTCCATTGGCATTGGTGGTTCCGCCCTCGGCCCCCAATTTGTTGCCGAAGCCCTCGCCGCTGTGGATGCGCCCCTGAAGATCCATTTCATCGATAACACCGATCCCGACGGCATTGACCGCACCCTCGCACAGGTCAAGGATCGGCTGAATACCACTTTGGCGATCGTCATTTCCAAATCCGGTGGCACCCCCGAAACCCGGAACGGCATGGTTGAGGTGAAAAATTTCTACAAGGCGAACAAGCTTGATTTTTCTTCCCATGCTGTCGCCATTACAGGAATCGGCTCCAAACTCGAAAATGTGGCGAAATCTGAGCATTGGCTGACCACTTTCCCGATGCATGACTGGGTAGGCGGTCGGACTTCCGAATTATCAGCCGTAGGTCTGGTTGCCGCCGCATTACAAGGCATTGACATTCGGGAGATGCTCGACGGCGCAAAAATTATGGACGATGCCACCCGCATTCCTGAACTCAAAAATAATCCGGCGGCATTATTGGCTCTGGCTTGGTACTACTCCGGCAATGGCAAGGGCGAAAAGGATATGGTGATTTTGCCCTATAAAGACCGTTTATTGTTGTTTAGTCGCTACCTCCAGCAATTGATCATGGAATCCCTCGGCAAAGAAGAGGATCTTGATGGCAATAAGGTCTACCAAGGGATTGCTGTCTACGGGAATAAAGGTTCCACTGACCAACACGCCTATGTGCAACAATTGCGAGAAGGGGTACCGAATTTCTTCGCGACGTTTATCGAAGTGTTAGGCGATCGCCAAGGAAATTCCATCGACATCGAAAATGGCGCAACCAGCGGAGACTTCTTGTCTGGCTTTTTACTCGGCACCCGCGAAGCCCTATATGACAATGGCCGCGATTCAATTACCGTCACAATCCCTGAAGTCAACGCAAAAACAGTCGGCGCAATGATTGCCCTCTATGAACGGGCCGTCACTATCTATGCTTCTTTGGTCAATATCAACGCCTACCATCAGCCCGGTGTCGAAGCCGGGAAAAAAGCAGCAGCATCCGTTCTTGATCTTCAGAAAAAGGTAGTTGATGCGGTAATGACGAGTGAGTCCCCTCTAACCCTCGATAGCCTGGCGATTAAAGTCGGGGCAGTCGAGCAAATCGAGGTGATTTACAAAATTGTTCGTCATCTAGCAGCTAATGGTCGCGCCTTGAAATTAGAGGGCAATCCGGCTCAACCTAGCGCACTCAAGATTAGTCGCCTCTAG
- a CDS encoding RluA family pseudouridine synthase, with protein sequence MAEQILELKVEESGERLDQWLAQQLPELSRSRLQRLIEQGQVQLNEALCQAKKTKLKVGDRLVLKIPAPATLALEPEAMDLDILFEDEHFLIVNKPAAMVVHPAPGNYTGTLVHGLLAHCGENLAGIGGVQRPGIVHRLDKDTTGAIAIAKTDQAHQSLQAQIKAKTARREYMGIVYGCPREEAGTIDAPIARHKGDRKKMAVDETGRPAVTHWEMMERLGNYSLLYYKLETGRTHQIRVHSAYMGNPIVGDPLYTSNKFDKVKLTGQALHARKLIVEHPVTEEIIEAIAPLPAEFEKLLRFLRQRA encoded by the coding sequence ATGGCGGAACAAATTTTAGAATTAAAGGTTGAAGAATCAGGGGAACGACTGGATCAATGGTTAGCCCAGCAGCTGCCGGAACTGTCACGGTCCCGTTTGCAGCGGTTGATTGAGCAGGGTCAAGTGCAGCTCAATGAGGCCCTTTGCCAAGCGAAAAAGACAAAATTAAAAGTGGGCGATCGCCTGGTACTAAAAATTCCTGCCCCGGCCACCCTGGCCCTCGAACCGGAGGCGATGGATCTCGATATTTTATTTGAAGATGAGCACTTTTTGATTGTGAATAAACCTGCCGCGATGGTGGTGCATCCGGCACCGGGAAATTATACCGGCACCCTTGTCCATGGATTGTTGGCCCACTGCGGCGAAAATTTAGCTGGCATTGGCGGCGTACAGCGACCGGGCATCGTGCACCGTTTGGATAAGGACACAACCGGGGCGATCGCCATTGCAAAAACAGACCAGGCCCACCAGAGTTTGCAGGCGCAAATCAAGGCCAAAACCGCGAGGCGCGAATACATGGGCATTGTCTACGGTTGCCCCCGGGAAGAGGCTGGGACGATTGATGCGCCCATTGCACGGCATAAAGGCGATCGCAAAAAAATGGCCGTCGATGAAACGGGTCGTCCAGCGGTGACCCACTGGGAAATGATGGAACGCCTGGGCAATTATTCGTTGCTCTATTACAAGCTCGAAACGGGTCGCACCCACCAGATCCGCGTCCACAGTGCCTACATGGGCAATCCGATCGTGGGCGATCCCCTCTATACCAGTAATAAATTCGATAAAGTCAAGCTCACGGGCCAAGCGCTCCATGCCCGCAAGTTAATCGTCGAACATCCAGTTACCGAGGAGATCATTGAGGCGATCGCCCCCCTACCTGCAGAATTTGAAAAGTTACTGCGATTTTTACGGCAGCGGGCCTAG
- a CDS encoding DUF6439 family protein, with the protein MGNVLTSDLTQIDSLELAQALAAKLAIAPNDWHKLKGNRKVQAQQHLSAALVFLLNDNPAAALQHLEQAQGWLDRTISAPPCPDHGRKTAS; encoded by the coding sequence ATGGGTAATGTTTTAACGTCTGATTTAACTCAAATCGATAGCCTCGAATTGGCACAGGCACTAGCCGCTAAATTGGCGATCGCCCCCAACGATTGGCACAAACTGAAAGGCAACCGCAAAGTCCAGGCTCAGCAGCATTTATCGGCGGCCCTGGTTTTTCTATTAAACGATAACCCCGCCGCCGCCCTACAACACCTAGAACAGGCCCAAGGTTGGTTAGACCGGACAATCTCCGCGCCCCCTTGCCCCGACCACGGCCGTAAAACCGCGTCCTAA
- the pgeF gene encoding peptidoglycan editing factor PgeF codes for MAINQWHWQEWEGRPYLTCELLEPWHHGFFTQAFAPELPENLVKIFHPEIPAYRVKQVHGNTVLASHEINWEGEHFSPADGIVSTAAQQAVFVATADCTPALIGDRRTGQVAAVHAGWRGTAKRIIPEAIQKFLDTGSEVKDLLVALGPAISGEVYQVSTAVAVEMGVSLGLQDLADDLDGMLLALENLLDSPILPDDEHEKVRLDVRRVNQLQLEQLGLALEQMAIAPHCTYQQPEHFFSYRRSNQKNVQWSGIVSR; via the coding sequence ATGGCGATAAATCAATGGCATTGGCAAGAATGGGAAGGGCGACCCTATTTAACCTGTGAGCTGTTAGAGCCTTGGCACCATGGCTTCTTTACCCAAGCCTTTGCCCCGGAACTACCAGAAAACCTTGTCAAAATTTTTCACCCTGAAATCCCGGCCTACCGCGTTAAGCAGGTTCATGGGAATACGGTCCTCGCGTCCCATGAGATTAACTGGGAAGGGGAACATTTCTCCCCCGCTGATGGGATTGTTTCCACGGCGGCCCAACAGGCAGTTTTCGTCGCCACAGCGGATTGTACCCCTGCCTTAATTGGCGATCGCCGCACCGGACAAGTCGCTGCCGTCCATGCCGGTTGGCGGGGTACAGCAAAACGAATTATTCCCGAAGCGATTCAAAAATTCCTCGATACCGGTTCCGAAGTAAAAGATCTACTGGTGGCCCTTGGCCCGGCCATCAGTGGCGAAGTCTACCAAGTCTCCACCGCTGTCGCCGTCGAGATGGGGGTCAGTTTAGGCTTGCAGGATCTCGCAGATGACCTCGATGGGATGCTCCTTGCCCTGGAAAATCTGCTGGATTCGCCAATTCTGCCCGATGACGAACATGAAAAAGTGCGCCTCGATGTCCGTCGCGTTAATCAATTACAGCTGGAGCAGTTGGGTTTGGCCCTTGAGCAAATGGCGATCGCCCCCCACTGCACCTACCAACAACCCGAACATTTCTTTTCCTATCGCCGCAGCAACCAAAAAAATGTGCAATGGTCAGGGATTGTTTCTCGCTAA
- a CDS encoding 30S ribosomal protein S1: MVSQNTATVDIGFTHDDFAALLDKYDYHFSPGDIVPGTVFSMEPRGALIDIGAKTAAYIPIQEMSINRVDTPDEVLQSDETREFFILTDENEDGQLTLSIRRIEYMRAWERVRQLQAEDATVRSLVFATNRGGALVRIEGLRGFIPGSHISTRQAKEDLVGQELPLKFLEVDEDRNRLVLSHRRALVERKMNGLEVGEVVVGSVRGIKPYGAFIDIGGVSGLLHISEISHDHIDTPHSVFQVNDELKVMIIDLDAERGRISLSTKQLEPEPGDMLKNRDLVFEKAEEMAEKYREKLRAEAAGLTVEDQVDESEDIETDDEYMSATE; encoded by the coding sequence ATGGTCAGTCAGAACACAGCTACAGTAGATATTGGTTTTACCCATGACGATTTTGCCGCTCTCTTAGACAAATACGATTATCACTTCAGCCCTGGAGATATCGTTCCTGGCACCGTATTTAGTATGGAGCCAAGAGGTGCATTGATCGACATCGGCGCGAAAACCGCAGCATATATTCCCATCCAGGAGATGTCCATTAACCGTGTGGATACTCCCGATGAGGTTCTTCAATCTGACGAAACCCGTGAGTTTTTCATTCTCACCGATGAGAACGAAGATGGTCAGCTTACCCTCTCCATCCGCCGTATTGAATACATGAGAGCGTGGGAGCGTGTCCGTCAACTCCAAGCAGAAGATGCGACGGTTCGCTCTTTGGTATTTGCCACCAACCGTGGTGGTGCCTTGGTGCGTATTGAAGGATTGCGCGGCTTTATCCCCGGTTCTCACATCAGCACTCGCCAGGCGAAAGAAGATCTCGTCGGCCAGGAACTTCCCCTCAAATTCCTCGAAGTCGATGAAGACCGCAATCGCCTCGTCCTCAGCCACCGTCGGGCCCTGGTTGAGCGCAAGATGAACGGCCTAGAGGTCGGCGAAGTTGTTGTTGGTTCTGTCCGTGGCATCAAGCCCTACGGTGCGTTTATTGATATCGGCGGGGTCAGCGGCCTGCTCCACATTTCTGAAATCTCCCACGACCACATTGATACGCCCCACAGTGTCTTCCAAGTGAACGACGAACTGAAGGTGATGATCATTGATCTCGATGCAGAACGAGGTCGGATCTCCTTGTCCACGAAGCAGCTTGAACCCGAACCGGGCGATATGCTCAAGAACCGTGACCTTGTGTTTGAAAAGGCCGAGGAAATGGCAGAGAAGTATCGCGAAAAGCTCCGGGCAGAAGCGGCTGGTCTAACCGTTGAAGATCAAGTGGATGAGAGCGAAGACATCGAAACAGATGATGAATACATGAGTGCAACAGAATAA
- a CDS encoding GFA family protein encodes MTDYFGSCLCGTAKFQVQGEFDSFYLCHCQHCQKDTGSAHSANLFSRSAKLIWLAGVDAVTTFTLPGTRHNKSFCKLCGSALPSTQIADFLVIPAGCLDTEISMSPTAHIFTSSKAAWDRGLGELPKFEGLPG; translated from the coding sequence ATGACTGATTACTTTGGTTCTTGTCTGTGTGGAACCGCGAAATTTCAAGTACAAGGGGAGTTCGACAGCTTTTACCTGTGTCATTGTCAACATTGCCAAAAAGATACAGGCTCGGCTCACTCGGCAAATTTATTTTCGCGGTCTGCTAAATTAATTTGGCTGGCTGGTGTGGATGCAGTGACTACATTTACGCTTCCAGGTACTCGCCACAACAAAAGTTTTTGTAAGTTGTGTGGTTCAGCGTTGCCAAGCACTCAGATCGCAGATTTTCTCGTCATTCCCGCAGGGTGTTTGGACACAGAAATCTCTATGTCGCCGACTGCCCACATCTTTACATCGAGCAAAGCCGCTTGGGACAGAGGGTTAGGAGAACTACCAAAGTTTGAGGGCCTGCCAGGTTGA
- a CDS encoding photosystem II reaction center protein T, with the protein MDSVAYIIVLAMALSVLFFAIAFREPPRIEK; encoded by the coding sequence ATGGATAGTGTTGCTTACATTATTGTGCTAGCGATGGCGTTATCGGTTCTCTTTTTCGCGATCGCCTTCCGCGAACCCCCCCGTATCGAAAAATAA
- the nrdR gene encoding transcriptional regulator NrdR, translating into MQCPYCQHTDSRVLESRSTGAGRSIRRRRECLSCKHRFTTYERIEFVPISVIKRNGQSEAFDRSKILRGMVRACEKTTVLPSTLEAIAEEIEAQLQQKPKRSITTAQIGDLVLHRLRQESEVAYVRFASVYRQFQGVDDFIETLSHLQDNAEQANLWIQTLNEDEEAEDLTSPSVLTPSAN; encoded by the coding sequence ATGCAATGCCCCTATTGTCAACATACTGATAGTCGCGTTTTAGAGTCAAGATCCACTGGCGCTGGACGGAGTATTCGCCGTCGCCGGGAATGTCTCAGTTGCAAACACCGTTTCACCACCTACGAGCGGATCGAATTTGTGCCCATCTCTGTGATCAAGCGCAATGGGCAAAGTGAAGCCTTTGATCGCTCTAAAATTTTGCGGGGCATGGTACGGGCCTGCGAAAAAACAACCGTCTTACCCTCGACCCTAGAGGCGATCGCCGAAGAAATCGAAGCCCAACTCCAACAAAAACCCAAACGCAGCATTACCACAGCCCAAATTGGTGATTTAGTGCTCCATCGACTCCGCCAAGAAAGTGAAGTCGCCTACGTACGTTTTGCTTCCGTCTACCGGCAGTTCCAGGGAGTTGATGACTTTATCGAAACCCTCAGCCACCTCCAGGACAACGCCGAGCAAGCCAACCTCTGGATTCAGACCCTCAATGAAGACGAAGAAGCAGAAGATCTCACTTCTCCTTCCGTCCTAACGCCCTCTGCAAACTAG
- the pyrH gene encoding UMP kinase, which produces MAYQRVLLKLSGEALMGDLGYGIDPKIVSDIAKEIAEVVSSGVQIVIVVGGGNIFRGVQASAKGMDRATADYIGMIATVMNAMTLQDALEQIEIPTRVQTAIAMQEVAEPYIRRRAIRHLEKGRVVIFGAGSGNPFFTTDTTAALRAAEIDAEVIFKATKVDGVYDSDPAKNPEAKRYESLTYAHVLANDLRVMDGTAIALCKENDIPIMVFNLFEKGNIVRAVKGEPVGTIVGGSCAVK; this is translated from the coding sequence ATGGCATACCAACGTGTTCTTTTAAAACTGAGTGGTGAGGCGCTGATGGGGGATCTCGGTTATGGGATTGACCCGAAAATCGTATCAGACATCGCCAAAGAAATTGCAGAAGTTGTCTCCAGCGGTGTGCAAATTGTGATCGTGGTCGGCGGTGGCAATATTTTCCGTGGGGTACAGGCTTCGGCCAAGGGGATGGATCGGGCGACGGCGGATTATATCGGCATGATTGCGACGGTGATGAACGCCATGACCCTCCAGGATGCCCTCGAACAAATTGAAATTCCGACCCGGGTACAAACGGCGATCGCCATGCAAGAGGTAGCAGAACCCTATATCCGGCGACGGGCCATCCGACATTTAGAAAAAGGTCGGGTGGTGATTTTTGGCGCAGGCTCTGGCAATCCCTTTTTTACCACCGATACCACGGCAGCCCTGAGAGCAGCAGAAATTGATGCCGAAGTAATCTTCAAAGCCACCAAAGTCGATGGGGTGTACGACAGCGATCCGGCGAAAAATCCAGAGGCAAAACGCTACGAAAGCTTGACCTATGCCCACGTTCTCGCCAATGATTTAAGGGTAATGGATGGGACGGCGATCGCCCTTTGCAAAGAAAACGACATCCCGATTATGGTGTTTAATCTATTTGAGAAAGGCAACATCGTCCGTGCCGTTAAAGGTGAACCAGTTGGAACAATCGTGGGAGGTTCCTGTGCAGTTAAGTGA
- a CDS encoding DUF29 domain-containing protein, which translates to MQVLYDQDFNLWLVETIHFLKEGKLLEVDYENLIEELETMGRSEKNALKSNLKILLMHLLKYQFQREKRSNSWRYTITEHRQRISDSLDNSPSLKGFLEQEFERCYQNARRLAADETGISIDNFPKISPFTIPESLDLDYLP; encoded by the coding sequence ATGCAAGTTTTATATGACCAAGACTTTAATCTTTGGCTTGTAGAAACAATCCATTTTCTCAAGGAAGGGAAATTGTTGGAGGTTGACTATGAAAATTTGATTGAGGAACTAGAAACCATGGGCCGGAGTGAAAAAAATGCCCTGAAAAGTAACTTAAAAATCCTTCTGATGCATCTGCTTAAATATCAATTTCAGCGTGAAAAAAGAAGCAACAGTTGGCGTTATACAATTACGGAACACCGCCAAAGAATTTCAGATAGTTTAGATAATAGTCCCAGTTTAAAGGGATTTCTCGAACAAGAATTTGAACGCTGTTATCAAAATGCTCGCCGTTTAGCTGCCGATGAAACAGGAATATCTATCGATAATTTTCCCAAGATTTCACCCTTTACAATCCCGGAAAGTCTTGATTTAGATTATTTACCCTGA